The following proteins are co-located in the Anser cygnoides isolate HZ-2024a breed goose chromosome 2, Taihu_goose_T2T_genome, whole genome shotgun sequence genome:
- the CSPG5 gene encoding chondroitin sulfate proteoglycan 5 isoform X3 translates to MAPPPRAALALLLLAALGPAAPAPQWPPRNGSEAEGRGWGGSPERDPASGAPPGTPSNGTSPGGAPSAGDTPLGPQLEPPGGGTASTTDPAGRLAGCPGCAGEGDASALPPTPGSAEGSEAATGVTWPGDGGAVAVAIGSPEEAGSGEQPTRASLHGAGFLGGLTAAPPSLPGLPSPGLPSPGLPSPGLGTDSAESDLLLAAGGSAAVRPPVPGDSGRELWLASSSPAPAQGARGRTDRTWLDVQEPVTATPGTAEPPAPEIIDVDYYDLFEGGEGLGGGRGAAGSARREPGGGATPWALHELYDDFTPFDESDFYPTTSFYAEGDEEEEEEDELEEEDEEDEEEDGGLEDENGYRPPASAVPRVPPAPRGPRPSARPPKPPGAAGGSPPAPPRPGERLVPENGTECRSGFVRHNGSCRSVCDLVPSYCHNGGQCYLVEGLGAFCRCNTQDYTWHKGTRCESIVTDFQVLCVAVGSAALVLLLLFMLTVCFAKKLYLLKTENSKLRKTKYRTPSELHNDNFSLSTIAEGSHPNHP, encoded by the exons cgccccagTGGCCCCCCCGCAATGGCAGCgaggctgaaggcagaggctgggggggctccccggAACGGGACCCGGCgagcggagcccccccggggaccccgaGCAACGGCACCAGCCCCGGGGGTGCCCCGTCGGCCGGCGACACCCCGCTGGGACCCCAGCtagagccccccggggggggcacggcctcCACCACGGACCCGGCCGGGCGCCTCGCGGGGTGCCCGGGGTGTGCCGGGGAGGGCGACGCCAGCGCTCTGCCCCCCACGCCCGGCTCGGCGGAGGGCAGCGAGGCGGCCACCGGTGTCACCTGGCCCGGCGACGGCGGCGCGGTGGCGGTGGCCATCGGCAGCCCCGAGGAGGCCGGCAGCGGCGAGCAGCCCACGCGGGCCTCGCTGCACGGAGCCGGGTTCCTGGGGGGGCTCAcggccgccccgccgagcctccccggcctccccagccccggcctccccagccccggcctccCCAGCCCGGGGCTCGGCACCGATTCGGCCGAATCCgacctgctgctggcggccGGGGGCTCGGCCGCGGTGCGGCCCCCGGTGCCGGGGGACTCGGGGCGGGAGCTCTGGCTGGCCTCatccagcccggccccggcgcagGGGGCTCGTGGCCGCACGGACCGGACCTGGCTGGACGTGCAGGAGCCCGTCACCGCCACGCCGGGCACGGCCGAGCCGCCGGCGCCCGAGATCATCGACGTCGACTACTACGACCTGTTCGagggcggcgaggggctggggggcggccggggggcggccggctCGGCGAGGCGggagccgggcggcggggccacGCCGTGGGCCCTCCACGAGCTGTACGACGACTTCACGCCCTTCGACGAGTCCGATTTCTACCCCACCACCTCCTTCTACGCCGAgggggacgaggaggaggaagaggaggacgagctggaagaggaggatgaggaggacgaggaggaagacGGGGGCCTGGAGGACGAGAACGGCTACCGGCCGCCCGCCTCGGCCGTGCCCCGCGTCCCGCCGGCACCGCGGGGACCCCGGCCCAGCGCCCGGCCGCCGAAGCCCCCCGGTGCcgcggggggcagccccccggcaccgccgcggCCCGGGGAGCGCCTGGTGCCGGAGAACGGCACCGAGTGCCGGAGCGGCTTCGTGCGGCACAACGGCTCCTGCCGCTCCGTCTGCGACCTCGTCCCCAGCTACTGCCACAACGGCGGCCAGTGCTACCTGGTGGAGGGCCTCGGGGCTTTCTGCAG GTGCAACACGCAGGACTACACGTGGCACAAGGGGACGCGCTGCGAGTCCATCGTCACCGACTTCCAGGTGCTGTGCGTGGCCGTGGGCTCGGCcgccctggtgctgctgctgctcttcatgCTGACCGTCTGCTTCGCCAAGAAGCTCTACCTGCTCAAGACGGAGAACAGCAAACTGCGCAAGACCAA ATACCGCACCCCGTCCGAGCTGCACAACGACAACTTCTCCCTCTCCACCATCGCCGAGGGCTCCCACCCCAAC CACCCGTAG
- the CSPG5 gene encoding chondroitin sulfate proteoglycan 5 isoform X2 — translation MAPPPRAALALLLLAALGPAAPAPQWPPRNGSEAEGRGWGGSPERDPASGAPPGTPSNGTSPGGAPSAGDTPLGPQLEPPGGGTASTTDPAGRLAGCPGCAGEGDASALPPTPGSAEGSEAATGVTWPGDGGAVAVAIGSPEEAGSGEQPTRASLHGAGFLGGLTAAPPSLPGLPSPGLPSPGLPSPGLGTDSAESDLLLAAGGSAAVRPPVPGDSGRELWLASSSPAPAQGARGRTDRTWLDVQEPVTATPGTAEPPAPEIIDVDYYDLFEGGEGLGGGRGAAGSARREPGGGATPWALHELYDDFTPFDESDFYPTTSFYAEGDEEEEEEDELEEEDEEDEEEDGGLEDENGYRPPASAVPRVPPAPRGPRPSARPPKPPGAAGGSPPAPPRPGERLVPENGTECRSGFVRHNGSCRSVCDLVPSYCHNGGQCYLVEGLGAFCRCNTQDYTWHKGTRCESIVTDFQVLCVAVGSAALVLLLLFMLTVCFAKKLYLLKTENSKLRKTKYRTPSELHNDNFSLSTIAEGSHPNRDAKCLAACEPQEERGAL, via the exons cgccccagTGGCCCCCCCGCAATGGCAGCgaggctgaaggcagaggctgggggggctccccggAACGGGACCCGGCgagcggagcccccccggggaccccgaGCAACGGCACCAGCCCCGGGGGTGCCCCGTCGGCCGGCGACACCCCGCTGGGACCCCAGCtagagccccccggggggggcacggcctcCACCACGGACCCGGCCGGGCGCCTCGCGGGGTGCCCGGGGTGTGCCGGGGAGGGCGACGCCAGCGCTCTGCCCCCCACGCCCGGCTCGGCGGAGGGCAGCGAGGCGGCCACCGGTGTCACCTGGCCCGGCGACGGCGGCGCGGTGGCGGTGGCCATCGGCAGCCCCGAGGAGGCCGGCAGCGGCGAGCAGCCCACGCGGGCCTCGCTGCACGGAGCCGGGTTCCTGGGGGGGCTCAcggccgccccgccgagcctccccggcctccccagccccggcctccccagccccggcctccCCAGCCCGGGGCTCGGCACCGATTCGGCCGAATCCgacctgctgctggcggccGGGGGCTCGGCCGCGGTGCGGCCCCCGGTGCCGGGGGACTCGGGGCGGGAGCTCTGGCTGGCCTCatccagcccggccccggcgcagGGGGCTCGTGGCCGCACGGACCGGACCTGGCTGGACGTGCAGGAGCCCGTCACCGCCACGCCGGGCACGGCCGAGCCGCCGGCGCCCGAGATCATCGACGTCGACTACTACGACCTGTTCGagggcggcgaggggctggggggcggccggggggcggccggctCGGCGAGGCGggagccgggcggcggggccacGCCGTGGGCCCTCCACGAGCTGTACGACGACTTCACGCCCTTCGACGAGTCCGATTTCTACCCCACCACCTCCTTCTACGCCGAgggggacgaggaggaggaagaggaggacgagctggaagaggaggatgaggaggacgaggaggaagacGGGGGCCTGGAGGACGAGAACGGCTACCGGCCGCCCGCCTCGGCCGTGCCCCGCGTCCCGCCGGCACCGCGGGGACCCCGGCCCAGCGCCCGGCCGCCGAAGCCCCCCGGTGCcgcggggggcagccccccggcaccgccgcggCCCGGGGAGCGCCTGGTGCCGGAGAACGGCACCGAGTGCCGGAGCGGCTTCGTGCGGCACAACGGCTCCTGCCGCTCCGTCTGCGACCTCGTCCCCAGCTACTGCCACAACGGCGGCCAGTGCTACCTGGTGGAGGGCCTCGGGGCTTTCTGCAG GTGCAACACGCAGGACTACACGTGGCACAAGGGGACGCGCTGCGAGTCCATCGTCACCGACTTCCAGGTGCTGTGCGTGGCCGTGGGCTCGGCcgccctggtgctgctgctgctcttcatgCTGACCGTCTGCTTCGCCAAGAAGCTCTACCTGCTCAAGACGGAGAACAGCAAACTGCGCAAGACCAA ATACCGCACCCCGTCCGAGCTGCACAACGACAACTTCTCCCTCTCCACCATCGCCGAGGGCTCCCACCCCAAC AGAGATGCCAAGTGCCTCGCCGCCTGCGAGCCGCAGGAGGAGCGCGGAGCCCTCTAG
- the CSPG5 gene encoding chondroitin sulfate proteoglycan 5 isoform X1 encodes MAPPPRAALALLLLAALGPAAPAPQWPPRNGSEAEGRGWGGSPERDPASGAPPGTPSNGTSPGGAPSAGDTPLGPQLEPPGGGTASTTDPAGRLAGCPGCAGEGDASALPPTPGSAEGSEAATGVTWPGDGGAVAVAIGSPEEAGSGEQPTRASLHGAGFLGGLTAAPPSLPGLPSPGLPSPGLPSPGLGTDSAESDLLLAAGGSAAVRPPVPGDSGRELWLASSSPAPAQGARGRTDRTWLDVQEPVTATPGTAEPPAPEIIDVDYYDLFEGGEGLGGGRGAAGSARREPGGGATPWALHELYDDFTPFDESDFYPTTSFYAEGDEEEEEEDELEEEDEEDEEEDGGLEDENGYRPPASAVPRVPPAPRGPRPSARPPKPPGAAGGSPPAPPRPGERLVPENGTECRSGFVRHNGSCRSVCDLVPSYCHNGGQCYLVEGLGAFCRCNTQDYTWHKGTRCESIVTDFQVLCVAVGSAALVLLLLFMLTVCFAKKLYLLKTENSKLRKTKYRTPSELHNDNFSLSTIAEGSHPNDDPNAPHKLQDSLKSCLKDEEPPSIHSTAPAPQEGGKGEPGGCGVPCLHNNLA; translated from the exons cgccccagTGGCCCCCCCGCAATGGCAGCgaggctgaaggcagaggctgggggggctccccggAACGGGACCCGGCgagcggagcccccccggggaccccgaGCAACGGCACCAGCCCCGGGGGTGCCCCGTCGGCCGGCGACACCCCGCTGGGACCCCAGCtagagccccccggggggggcacggcctcCACCACGGACCCGGCCGGGCGCCTCGCGGGGTGCCCGGGGTGTGCCGGGGAGGGCGACGCCAGCGCTCTGCCCCCCACGCCCGGCTCGGCGGAGGGCAGCGAGGCGGCCACCGGTGTCACCTGGCCCGGCGACGGCGGCGCGGTGGCGGTGGCCATCGGCAGCCCCGAGGAGGCCGGCAGCGGCGAGCAGCCCACGCGGGCCTCGCTGCACGGAGCCGGGTTCCTGGGGGGGCTCAcggccgccccgccgagcctccccggcctccccagccccggcctccccagccccggcctccCCAGCCCGGGGCTCGGCACCGATTCGGCCGAATCCgacctgctgctggcggccGGGGGCTCGGCCGCGGTGCGGCCCCCGGTGCCGGGGGACTCGGGGCGGGAGCTCTGGCTGGCCTCatccagcccggccccggcgcagGGGGCTCGTGGCCGCACGGACCGGACCTGGCTGGACGTGCAGGAGCCCGTCACCGCCACGCCGGGCACGGCCGAGCCGCCGGCGCCCGAGATCATCGACGTCGACTACTACGACCTGTTCGagggcggcgaggggctggggggcggccggggggcggccggctCGGCGAGGCGggagccgggcggcggggccacGCCGTGGGCCCTCCACGAGCTGTACGACGACTTCACGCCCTTCGACGAGTCCGATTTCTACCCCACCACCTCCTTCTACGCCGAgggggacgaggaggaggaagaggaggacgagctggaagaggaggatgaggaggacgaggaggaagacGGGGGCCTGGAGGACGAGAACGGCTACCGGCCGCCCGCCTCGGCCGTGCCCCGCGTCCCGCCGGCACCGCGGGGACCCCGGCCCAGCGCCCGGCCGCCGAAGCCCCCCGGTGCcgcggggggcagccccccggcaccgccgcggCCCGGGGAGCGCCTGGTGCCGGAGAACGGCACCGAGTGCCGGAGCGGCTTCGTGCGGCACAACGGCTCCTGCCGCTCCGTCTGCGACCTCGTCCCCAGCTACTGCCACAACGGCGGCCAGTGCTACCTGGTGGAGGGCCTCGGGGCTTTCTGCAG GTGCAACACGCAGGACTACACGTGGCACAAGGGGACGCGCTGCGAGTCCATCGTCACCGACTTCCAGGTGCTGTGCGTGGCCGTGGGCTCGGCcgccctggtgctgctgctgctcttcatgCTGACCGTCTGCTTCGCCAAGAAGCTCTACCTGCTCAAGACGGAGAACAGCAAACTGCGCAAGACCAA ATACCGCACCCCGTCCGAGCTGCACAACGACAACTTCTCCCTCTCCACCATCGCCGAGGGCTCCCACCCCAAC gaCGACCCCAACGCCCCCCACAAGCTGCAGGACTCCCTCAAGTCCTGCCTGAAGGACGAGGAGCCGCCGAGCATCCACAGCACGGCGCCGGCCCCGCAGGAGGGCGGCaagggggagccggggggctgcggggtgcccTGCCTGCACAACAACCTGGCGtag